A region of Enoplosus armatus isolate fEnoArm2 chromosome 14, fEnoArm2.hap1, whole genome shotgun sequence DNA encodes the following proteins:
- the rgs18 gene encoding regulator of G-protein signaling 18: METLLFLFPQFNYMAPKEEAYFKMLGPEDLQAPKMKDDTSRQKDKERKSRLSLFLTKSGSHENVSPHKKTNTTPSNISPEAALQWSDSFEELLKHSDGVETFSQFLRTEFSEENIEFWLACEEYKSIDSETKLLSKAKYIYTVYIESEAPKEVNIDYNTKMAIQKSIAQPTKSCFEAAQMKVYSLMKKDSYPRFLHSDIYLRLTKRKGPGATMFRRRSRSCVFNDRGEATTEPSAW, from the exons ATGGAGACGcttctttttctatttcctcAATTCAACTACATGGCCCCAAAGGAGGAAGCATATTTCAAAATGCTTGGTCCAGAGGACTTGCAGGCACCAAAGATGAAGGACGACACTAGCAG GCagaaagacaaggagaggaagagccGACTAAGCCTTTTTCTCACCAAGTCAGGCTCTCATGAAAACGTCAGTCcccataaaaagacaaatacgACACCCAGCAA catcTCACCAGAGGCAGCTTTGCAATGGAGCGACTCCTTTGAAGAACTTCTAAAGCACTCAG ATGGGGTGGAAACCTTCTCTCAGTTCCTCAGGACAGAATTCAGTGAGGAAAACATTGAGTTCTGGTTGGCCTGTGAAGAATACAAGTCCATTGATTCAGAGACGAAGCTGCTGTCCAAAGCCAAATATATTTATACGGTTTATATTGAATCGGAGGCCCCTAAAGAG GTCAACATTGACTACAACACCAAGATGGCAATCCAGAAGAGCATAGCACAGCCCacaaaaagctgttttgaaGCAGCCCAGATGAAAGTCTACAGCCTGATGAAAAAGGACTCCTACCCCAGGTTCCTCCACTCTGACATTTATCTGCGTCTCACCAAAAGGAAAGGCCCGGGGGCCACCATGTTTCGCAGAAGGTCACGCTCCTGTGTATTCAACGACAGAGGCGAGGCCACAACTGAACCTTCGGCCTGGTAG